In one window of Phalacrocorax carbo chromosome 22, bPhaCar2.1, whole genome shotgun sequence DNA:
- the MYCL gene encoding protein L-Myc isoform X2, with translation MEFDSYQHYFYDHDAQEDFHRSTAPSEDIWKKFELVPTPPLSPLGTSGEKACCSGAEERSGCLSRYCLAGEEPEYLIGTGEIFGNLSAFILKDCMWSGFSARERLEKAMTEKLSTSTQRATPHKPSFAQDFGFSSSVSECVDPAAVFLCPLAESKIPASSGSEGQSDSEGEEIDVVTVEKRQSLSLRKPVTITLRADPLDPCMKRFHISVHQQQHNYAARSPPDACPPPEPPQQDEHEPLSAAEPAPAITLPEPGLPKAGSSPGSDSEDVAKRKNHNYLERKRRNDLRSRFLALRDQVPGLASCPKTPKVVILSKSSEYLQSLISAEKRMAAEKRQLRLRQTQLLKRIAHLKGH, from the exons ATGGAGTTTGACTCGTACCAACACTACTTCTACGACCACGACGCCCAGGAGGATTTCCACCGCTCCACGGCGCCCAGCGAGGATATCTGGAAGAAGTTCGAGCtggtccccacgccccccctgTCTCCCCTGGGTACCTCCGGGGAGAAAGCCTGCTGCTCGGGGGCGGAGGAGCGCTCCGGCTGCCTCTCCCGCTACTGCCTGGCCGGGGAAGAGCCGGAGTACCTCATAGGGACGGGGGAGATCTTCGGGAACCTGAGCGCTTTCATCCTCAAGGATTGTATGTGGAGCGGGTTTTCAGCCCgggagaggctggagaaggCGATGACAGAAAAACTTTCCACGAGCACACAGAGGGCCACCCCCCACAAGCCCTCCTTCGCGCAGGATTTTGGGTTCAGCAGCTCGGTGAGCGAGTGCGTGGATCCCGCTGCCGTCTTCCTTTGCCCGCTGGCCGAGAGCAAGATCCCCGCATCCTCGGGATCCGAGGGCCAAAGCGATTCTG AAGGAGAGGAGATTGATGTGGTGACGGTGGAGAAGAGACAATCGCTCAGCCTAAGGAAGCCGGTCACCATCACGCTGCGTGCCGACCCCTTGGACCCCTGTATGAAACGCTTCCACATCTCTgtccaccagcagcagcacaactATGCCGCCCGCTCGCCGCCAGACGCCTGTCCCCCACCAGAGCCACCCCAGCAGGATGAGCATGAGCCACTGAGCGCTGCGGAGCCAGCCCCTGCCATCACGCTGCCTGAGCCCGGCTTGCCAAAAGCCGGCAGCAGCCCCGGCTCTGACAGCGAGGATGTGGCCAAGAGGAAAAACCACAATTACCTGGAGCGCAAGCGGCGCAACGACCTGCGCTCGCGCTTCCTGGCCCTGCGGGACCAGGTGCCTGGCCTTGCCAGCTGTCCCAAGACGCCCAAAGTGGTGATCCTGAGCAAATCCTCAGAGTACCTGCAGTCGCTCATCAGTGCTGAGAAGAGGATGGCCGCCGAGAAGCGGCAGCTGCGGCTGCGGCAGACCCAGCTGCTCAAACGGATTGCTCACCTCAAGGGGCACTAG
- the TRIT1 gene encoding tRNA dimethylallyltransferase isoform X2: MAAAGPGRAMAAAALCLGRASPPPRPLVVILGATGTGKSALALQLGLRLGGEIVSADSMQVYKGLDIITNKVSPQEQRLCRHHMISFVDPLVSNYTVVDFRDKAVALIEDIFARDKIPIVVGGTNYYIESLLWKVLINTKQKASTAPELVTDRKVELEQLDGVELHRRLSQVDPEMAAKLHPHDKRKVARSLQVFEEMGIPHSEILHQQQEEEGGGPLGGPLKYPHSCILWLHADQAVLDQRLEKRVDDMLAAGLLEELRDFHRRYNQEKVAENRQDYQHGIFQSIGFKEFHEYLVSEGNCSPETSALLLQKGIQALKQVTKRYARRQNKWVRNRFLRRPGPNVPPVYGLEVSDLVRWEEDVLKPALEIVESFIQGREPPAEPVKMEYDINENKRSHRMCDLCDRVIIGDREWAAHTRSKSHLHHLKKRRKLQAASRAAETSGDSGGAETSGEDSSLPLP; this comes from the exons ATGgcagccgccgggccgggccgggccatGGCGGCGGCCGCGCTCTGCCTGGGCCgggcctcgccgccgccgcggccgctgGTGGTGATCCTCGGTGCTACCGGTACCGGCAAGTCGGCGCTGGCGCTGCAGCTCGGGCTGCGCCTCGGCGGGGAGATCGTCAGCGCTGACTCCATGCAG gtgTACAAGGGCTTGGACATCATCACAAACAAGGTTTCTCCCCAGGAGCAGCGTCTGTGCAGGCACCACATGATCAGCTTTGTGGATCCCCTTGTCTCTAACTACACAGTGGTGGATTTCAGAGACAAAGCTGTGGCTCTGAT TGAAGATATCTTTGCCAGAGACAAGATCCCGATTGTTGTGGGAGGAACCAACTACTACATCGAGTCCCTGCTCTGGAAGGTCCTTATCAACACCAAG CAGAAGGCCAGTACAGCCCCTGAGCTGGTCACTGACAGGAAAGTGGAGCTGGAACAGCTGGATGGTGTCGAGCTCCATCGCCGCCTAAGCCAGGTGGACCCAGAGATGGCAGCCAAGCTGCACCCCCATGACAAACGCAAAGTGGCCAG GAGCCTACAAGTATTTGAAGAGATGGGGATCCCCCATAGTGAGATCTtgcaccagcagcaggaggaggaaggtgggggaCCCTTAGGGGGCCCCCTAAAATACCCACATTCCTGCATCTTGTGGCTCCATGCAGACCAGGCAG TTCTGGACCAGCGACTGGAGAAGCGGGTGGATGACATGCTGGCTGCAGGActgctggaggagctgcggGACTTCCACCGACGCTACAACCAGGAGAAGGTGGCCGAGAACCG GCAGGATTACCAGCATGGCATCTTCCAGTCCATCGGCTTCAAGGAGTTCCATGAGTACCTTGTCAGTGAGGGGAATTGCTCGCCTGAGAccagtgctctgctgctgcaaaaag GGATCCAGGCCCTGAAACAGGTGACCAAGAGATATGCCCGGAGGCAGAACAAGTGGGTCCGAAACCGCTTCCTGAGAC GTCCTGGGCCCAATGTACCCCCAGTGTATGGCTTAGAGGTGTCTGATCTTGTGAGGTGGGAGGAGGATGTGCTGAAACCTGCTCTGGAGATTGTGGAGAGCTTCATCCAG GGACGTGAGCCCCCAGCAGAGCCTGTGAAGATGGAGTACGATATAAACGAGAACAAACGGAGTCATCGCATGTGTGACCTCTGCGACAGAGTCATCATCGGGGACAGGGAGTGGGCAG ctcacACACGATCCAAATCCCACCTGCACcatctgaagaaaagaaggaagctgCAGGCTGCCAGCCGTGCTGCAGAGACCTCAGGGGACAGTGGGGGCGCAGAGACCTCGGGCGAGGACAGCAGCTTGCCTTTGCCATAG
- the LOC135316737 gene encoding CYFIP-related Rac1 interactor A-like isoform X3 — MGNLIKVLGKDLENCPHFFLDFENAQPTEAETAVWNQVNAVLEEAQAVLAELQSYTGAGQEIREAIQNPGDLRLQERAWSAVCPLVAKLKRFYEFSLRLENALRSLLEALTSPPYAPTQHLEREQALAKQFAEILHFTLSFDELKMTNPAIQNDFSYYRRTISRNRINNLQLDAESEVNNEMANRMSLFYAEATPMLKTLSNATTKFVSENKTLPIEDTTDCLSTMACVCRVMLETPEYRSRFTNTETLLFCMRVMVGVIILYDHVHPVGAFAKTSKIDMKGCIKVLKDQPSTSTEGLLNALRYTTRHLNDDTTSKQIRALLQ; from the exons ATGGGCAACCTGATAAAGGTATTGGGCAAAGATTTAGAAAACTGTCCTcattttttcctggattttgaAA ATGCGCAGCCGACAGAGGCTGAGACAGCGGTGTGGAACCAGGTGAACGCCGTGCTGGAGGAGGCGCAGGCTGTCCTGGCTGAGCTGCAGTCCTACACGGGTGCTGGGCAGGAGATCCGAGAG GCCATCCAAAACCCCGGAGACCTGCGGCTGCAGGAGAGGGCTTGGAGCGCTGTCTGCCCTCTTGTCGCCAAGCTGAAGCGCTTCTATGAGTTCTCCCTGCGGCTGG AGAACGCCCTGCGGAGCCTGCTGGAGGCCCTCACCAGCCCCCCGTACGCCCCGACCCAGCACCTCGAGCGGGAGCAAGCCTTAGCCAAACAGTTTGCCGAGATCCTCCACTTCACCCTCAGCTTTGATGAGCTCAAG ATGACCAACCCTGCCATCCAGAACGACTTCAGCTACTACAGAAGGACCATCAGCCGAAATCGCATTAACAACCTGCAG CTGGACGCAGAGAGCGAGGTGAACAACGAGATGGCCAACAGGATGTCCCTCTTCTATGCCGAGGCCACCCCCATGCTCAAAACGCTCAGCAATGCCACCACCAAGTTTGTTTCAGAG AACAAGACCCTCCCAATCGAAGACACGACCGACTGCCTGAGCACCATGGCCTGCGTCTGCAGGGTGATGCTGGAGACCCC GGAATACCGGAGCCGCTTCACCAACACCGAGACCCTCCTCTTCTGCATGCGGGTGATGGTCGGCGTCATCATCCTCTACGACCACGTCCACCCTGTGGGGGCCTTTGCGAAGACCTCCAAGATCGAT ATGAAAGGCTGCATCAAAGTCTTGAAAGACCAACCTTCAACCAGCACCGAGGGGCTCCTGAATGCACTGAG ATACACTACTCGGCACCTCAACGACGATACCACATCCAAACAGATCCGGGCCCTGCTGCAGTGA
- the LOC135316737 gene encoding CYFIP-related Rac1 interactor A-like isoform X2: MGNLLKVLTYNELDQGPNFFLDFENAQPTEAETAVWNQVNAVLEEAQAVLAELQSYTGAGQEIREAIQNPGDLRLQERAWSAVCPLVAKLKRFYEFSLRLENALRSLLEALTSPPYAPTQHLEREQALAKQFAEILHFTLSFDELKMTNPAIQNDFSYYRRTISRNRINNLQLDAESEVNNEMANRMSLFYAEATPMLKTLSNATTKFVSENKTLPIEDTTDCLSTMACVCRVMLETPEYRSRFTNTETLLFCMRVMVGVIILYDHVHPVGAFAKTSKIDMKGCIKVLKDQPSTSTEGLLNALRYTTRHLNDDTTSKQIRALLQ, encoded by the exons ATGGGGAACCTTCTTAAAGTGTTGACTTATAACGAACTTGACCAAGGCCCTAATTTTTTCCTTGACTTTGAAA ATGCGCAGCCGACAGAGGCTGAGACAGCGGTGTGGAACCAGGTGAACGCCGTGCTGGAGGAGGCGCAGGCTGTCCTGGCTGAGCTGCAGTCCTACACGGGTGCTGGGCAGGAGATCCGAGAG GCCATCCAAAACCCCGGAGACCTGCGGCTGCAGGAGAGGGCTTGGAGCGCTGTCTGCCCTCTTGTCGCCAAGCTGAAGCGCTTCTATGAGTTCTCCCTGCGGCTGG AGAACGCCCTGCGGAGCCTGCTGGAGGCCCTCACCAGCCCCCCGTACGCCCCGACCCAGCACCTCGAGCGGGAGCAAGCCTTAGCCAAACAGTTTGCCGAGATCCTCCACTTCACCCTCAGCTTTGATGAGCTCAAG ATGACCAACCCTGCCATCCAGAACGACTTCAGCTACTACAGAAGGACCATCAGCCGAAATCGCATTAACAACCTGCAG CTGGACGCAGAGAGCGAGGTGAACAACGAGATGGCCAACAGGATGTCCCTCTTCTATGCCGAGGCCACCCCCATGCTCAAAACGCTCAGCAATGCCACCACCAAGTTTGTTTCAGAG AACAAGACCCTCCCAATCGAAGACACGACCGACTGCCTGAGCACCATGGCCTGCGTCTGCAGGGTGATGCTGGAGACCCC GGAATACCGGAGCCGCTTCACCAACACCGAGACCCTCCTCTTCTGCATGCGGGTGATGGTCGGCGTCATCATCCTCTACGACCACGTCCACCCTGTGGGGGCCTTTGCGAAGACCTCCAAGATCGAT ATGAAAGGCTGCATCAAAGTCTTGAAAGACCAACCTTCAACCAGCACCGAGGGGCTCCTGAATGCACTGAG ATACACTACTCGGCACCTCAACGACGATACCACATCCAAACAGATCCGGGCCCTGCTGCAGTGA
- the MYCL gene encoding protein L-Myc isoform X1, producing the protein MEFDSYQHYFYDHDAQEDFHRSTAPSEDIWKKFELVPTPPLSPLGTSGEKACCSGAEERSGCLSRYCLAGEEPEYLIGTGEIFGNLSAFILKDCMWSGFSARERLEKAMTEKLSTSTQRATPHKPSFAQDFGFSSSVSECVDPAAVFLCPLAESKIPASSGSEGQSDSAEGEEIDVVTVEKRQSLSLRKPVTITLRADPLDPCMKRFHISVHQQQHNYAARSPPDACPPPEPPQQDEHEPLSAAEPAPAITLPEPGLPKAGSSPGSDSEDVAKRKNHNYLERKRRNDLRSRFLALRDQVPGLASCPKTPKVVILSKSSEYLQSLISAEKRMAAEKRQLRLRQTQLLKRIAHLKGH; encoded by the exons ATGGAGTTTGACTCGTACCAACACTACTTCTACGACCACGACGCCCAGGAGGATTTCCACCGCTCCACGGCGCCCAGCGAGGATATCTGGAAGAAGTTCGAGCtggtccccacgccccccctgTCTCCCCTGGGTACCTCCGGGGAGAAAGCCTGCTGCTCGGGGGCGGAGGAGCGCTCCGGCTGCCTCTCCCGCTACTGCCTGGCCGGGGAAGAGCCGGAGTACCTCATAGGGACGGGGGAGATCTTCGGGAACCTGAGCGCTTTCATCCTCAAGGATTGTATGTGGAGCGGGTTTTCAGCCCgggagaggctggagaaggCGATGACAGAAAAACTTTCCACGAGCACACAGAGGGCCACCCCCCACAAGCCCTCCTTCGCGCAGGATTTTGGGTTCAGCAGCTCGGTGAGCGAGTGCGTGGATCCCGCTGCCGTCTTCCTTTGCCCGCTGGCCGAGAGCAAGATCCCCGCATCCTCGGGATCCGAGGGCCAAAGCGATTCTG CAGAAGGAGAGGAGATTGATGTGGTGACGGTGGAGAAGAGACAATCGCTCAGCCTAAGGAAGCCGGTCACCATCACGCTGCGTGCCGACCCCTTGGACCCCTGTATGAAACGCTTCCACATCTCTgtccaccagcagcagcacaactATGCCGCCCGCTCGCCGCCAGACGCCTGTCCCCCACCAGAGCCACCCCAGCAGGATGAGCATGAGCCACTGAGCGCTGCGGAGCCAGCCCCTGCCATCACGCTGCCTGAGCCCGGCTTGCCAAAAGCCGGCAGCAGCCCCGGCTCTGACAGCGAGGATGTGGCCAAGAGGAAAAACCACAATTACCTGGAGCGCAAGCGGCGCAACGACCTGCGCTCGCGCTTCCTGGCCCTGCGGGACCAGGTGCCTGGCCTTGCCAGCTGTCCCAAGACGCCCAAAGTGGTGATCCTGAGCAAATCCTCAGAGTACCTGCAGTCGCTCATCAGTGCTGAGAAGAGGATGGCCGCCGAGAAGCGGCAGCTGCGGCTGCGGCAGACCCAGCTGCTCAAACGGATTGCTCACCTCAAGGGGCACTAG
- the TRIT1 gene encoding tRNA dimethylallyltransferase isoform X1 has protein sequence MAAAGPGRAMAAAALCLGRASPPPRPLVVILGATGTGKSALALQLGLRLGGEIVSADSMQVYKGLDIITNKVSPQEQRLCRHHMISFVDPLVSNYTVVDFRDKAVALIEDIFARDKIPIVVGGTNYYIESLLWKVLINTKKASTAPELVTDRKVELEQLDGVELHRRLSQVDPEMAAKLHPHDKRKVARSLQVFEEMGIPHSEILHQQQEEEGGGPLGGPLKYPHSCILWLHADQAVLDQRLEKRVDDMLAAGLLEELRDFHRRYNQEKVAENRQDYQHGIFQSIGFKEFHEYLVSEGNCSPETSALLLQKGIQALKQVTKRYARRQNKWVRNRFLRRPGPNVPPVYGLEVSDLVRWEEDVLKPALEIVESFIQGREPPAEPVKMEYDINENKRSHRMCDLCDRVIIGDREWAAHTRSKSHLHHLKKRRKLQAASRAAETSGDSGGAETSGEDSSLPLP, from the exons ATGgcagccgccgggccgggccgggccatGGCGGCGGCCGCGCTCTGCCTGGGCCgggcctcgccgccgccgcggccgctgGTGGTGATCCTCGGTGCTACCGGTACCGGCAAGTCGGCGCTGGCGCTGCAGCTCGGGCTGCGCCTCGGCGGGGAGATCGTCAGCGCTGACTCCATGCAG gtgTACAAGGGCTTGGACATCATCACAAACAAGGTTTCTCCCCAGGAGCAGCGTCTGTGCAGGCACCACATGATCAGCTTTGTGGATCCCCTTGTCTCTAACTACACAGTGGTGGATTTCAGAGACAAAGCTGTGGCTCTGAT TGAAGATATCTTTGCCAGAGACAAGATCCCGATTGTTGTGGGAGGAACCAACTACTACATCGAGTCCCTGCTCTGGAAGGTCCTTATCAACACCAAG AAGGCCAGTACAGCCCCTGAGCTGGTCACTGACAGGAAAGTGGAGCTGGAACAGCTGGATGGTGTCGAGCTCCATCGCCGCCTAAGCCAGGTGGACCCAGAGATGGCAGCCAAGCTGCACCCCCATGACAAACGCAAAGTGGCCAG GAGCCTACAAGTATTTGAAGAGATGGGGATCCCCCATAGTGAGATCTtgcaccagcagcaggaggaggaaggtgggggaCCCTTAGGGGGCCCCCTAAAATACCCACATTCCTGCATCTTGTGGCTCCATGCAGACCAGGCAG TTCTGGACCAGCGACTGGAGAAGCGGGTGGATGACATGCTGGCTGCAGGActgctggaggagctgcggGACTTCCACCGACGCTACAACCAGGAGAAGGTGGCCGAGAACCG GCAGGATTACCAGCATGGCATCTTCCAGTCCATCGGCTTCAAGGAGTTCCATGAGTACCTTGTCAGTGAGGGGAATTGCTCGCCTGAGAccagtgctctgctgctgcaaaaag GGATCCAGGCCCTGAAACAGGTGACCAAGAGATATGCCCGGAGGCAGAACAAGTGGGTCCGAAACCGCTTCCTGAGAC GTCCTGGGCCCAATGTACCCCCAGTGTATGGCTTAGAGGTGTCTGATCTTGTGAGGTGGGAGGAGGATGTGCTGAAACCTGCTCTGGAGATTGTGGAGAGCTTCATCCAG GGACGTGAGCCCCCAGCAGAGCCTGTGAAGATGGAGTACGATATAAACGAGAACAAACGGAGTCATCGCATGTGTGACCTCTGCGACAGAGTCATCATCGGGGACAGGGAGTGGGCAG ctcacACACGATCCAAATCCCACCTGCACcatctgaagaaaagaaggaagctgCAGGCTGCCAGCCGTGCTGCAGAGACCTCAGGGGACAGTGGGGGCGCAGAGACCTCGGGCGAGGACAGCAGCTTGCCTTTGCCATAG
- the LOC135316737 gene encoding CYFIP-related Rac1 interactor A-like isoform X1, which yields MLFSSCFFSCRFHMGNLLKVLTYNELDQGPNFFLDFENAQPTEAETAVWNQVNAVLEEAQAVLAELQSYTGAGQEIREAIQNPGDLRLQERAWSAVCPLVAKLKRFYEFSLRLENALRSLLEALTSPPYAPTQHLEREQALAKQFAEILHFTLSFDELKMTNPAIQNDFSYYRRTISRNRINNLQLDAESEVNNEMANRMSLFYAEATPMLKTLSNATTKFVSENKTLPIEDTTDCLSTMACVCRVMLETPEYRSRFTNTETLLFCMRVMVGVIILYDHVHPVGAFAKTSKIDMKGCIKVLKDQPSTSTEGLLNALRYTTRHLNDDTTSKQIRALLQ from the exons atgcttttttcctcttgtttcttctcttgcagGTTTCACATGGGGAACCTTCTTAAAGTGTTGACTTATAACGAACTTGACCAAGGCCCTAATTTTTTCCTTGACTTTGAAA ATGCGCAGCCGACAGAGGCTGAGACAGCGGTGTGGAACCAGGTGAACGCCGTGCTGGAGGAGGCGCAGGCTGTCCTGGCTGAGCTGCAGTCCTACACGGGTGCTGGGCAGGAGATCCGAGAG GCCATCCAAAACCCCGGAGACCTGCGGCTGCAGGAGAGGGCTTGGAGCGCTGTCTGCCCTCTTGTCGCCAAGCTGAAGCGCTTCTATGAGTTCTCCCTGCGGCTGG AGAACGCCCTGCGGAGCCTGCTGGAGGCCCTCACCAGCCCCCCGTACGCCCCGACCCAGCACCTCGAGCGGGAGCAAGCCTTAGCCAAACAGTTTGCCGAGATCCTCCACTTCACCCTCAGCTTTGATGAGCTCAAG ATGACCAACCCTGCCATCCAGAACGACTTCAGCTACTACAGAAGGACCATCAGCCGAAATCGCATTAACAACCTGCAG CTGGACGCAGAGAGCGAGGTGAACAACGAGATGGCCAACAGGATGTCCCTCTTCTATGCCGAGGCCACCCCCATGCTCAAAACGCTCAGCAATGCCACCACCAAGTTTGTTTCAGAG AACAAGACCCTCCCAATCGAAGACACGACCGACTGCCTGAGCACCATGGCCTGCGTCTGCAGGGTGATGCTGGAGACCCC GGAATACCGGAGCCGCTTCACCAACACCGAGACCCTCCTCTTCTGCATGCGGGTGATGGTCGGCGTCATCATCCTCTACGACCACGTCCACCCTGTGGGGGCCTTTGCGAAGACCTCCAAGATCGAT ATGAAAGGCTGCATCAAAGTCTTGAAAGACCAACCTTCAACCAGCACCGAGGGGCTCCTGAATGCACTGAG ATACACTACTCGGCACCTCAACGACGATACCACATCCAAACAGATCCGGGCCCTGCTGCAGTGA